One genomic region from Streptomyces sp. Li-HN-5-11 encodes:
- a CDS encoding DUF2795 domain-containing protein translates to MADLSPIDLQKALSGMDYPTDKQHLVERARKNKANDKIVSRLDGLKQDHFDGPNEVQKAVFNE, encoded by the coding sequence ATGGCCGACCTCAGCCCCATCGACCTGCAGAAGGCCCTCAGCGGCATGGACTACCCGACCGACAAGCAGCACCTGGTCGAGCGTGCCCGCAAGAACAAGGCCAACGACAAGATCGTCAGCCGGCTCGACGGCCTGAAGCAGGACCACTTCGACGGACCGAACGAGGTGCAGAAGGCCGTCTTCAACGAGTGA